In Ostrea edulis chromosome 4, xbOstEdul1.1, whole genome shotgun sequence, a single window of DNA contains:
- the LOC125671439 gene encoding LOW QUALITY PROTEIN: G patch domain and ankyrin repeat-containing protein 1-like (The sequence of the model RefSeq protein was modified relative to this genomic sequence to represent the inferred CDS: inserted 1 base in 1 codon), translating to MSKLVQFVPESLEKDVHQTVQDCVTVPEISGTEARQFYEDLVADSTSEDEITRQQRVSHLWEKSGKSKNNVPCSSVLTFTENDFLKAAQNGNIKMLKKCLRGGIDINCVDSYGWTGLMCASGNGKREVVSFLLSKGIDKYITDKKSRDAVAIAKSTGHESLANFIYKFEXNLVKSYHFEKQKTESIEFFCDVCNKNIQEISRTTHETSTVHLFNRKLTPRPDSFLIQPYNRGYQLMLKSGWDGEKGLGSRGQGQRHPVKTILKRDRHCLGVDPEKTSKKQAKVTHFGPHDQKAVERKLRTSTLQKRDRKKRETKSQVWERKLREEMSDFF from the exons ATGTCGAAGTTAGTACAGTTCGTTCCCGAGAGCTTGGAGAAGGACGTCCATCAAACAGTACAGGACTGTGTAACTGTACCTGAGATCTCTGGAACGGAGGCCAGACAGTTCTATGAAGATTTAGTGGCTGATTCTACAAGTGAGGATGAAATTACACGGCAGCAAAGAGTTTCTCATCTATGGGAAAAAAGTGGCAAAAGCAAAAACAATGTCCCATGTTCATCTGTTTTAACATTCACGGAAAACGATTTCCTTAAGGCAGCTCAAAATGGCAACATCAAAATGCTTAAAAAGTGTTTGAGAGGTGGTATAGATATTAATTGTGTCGATTCGTATGGATGGACAGGTTTGATGTGTGCAAGTGGTAATGGGAAAAGGGAAGTGGTTTCGTTTCTTCTAAGCAAAGGTATTGATAAGTACATAACTGACAAAAAGAGCAGAGATGCAGTTGCCATAGCTAAAAGCACTGGGCATGAAAGTCTGGccaattttatatataaatttg AAAATCTTGTGAAAAGCTATCATTTTGAGAAACAGAAGACTGAGTCTATTGAATTTTTCTGTGATGtttgtaataaaaatattcagGAAATATCTCGGACAACCCACGAAACATCCACTGTACATTTGTTTAATAGAAAACTAACGCCCAGACCTGACAGTTTTCTCATTCAGCCATACAACAGGGGCTACCAGTTAATGTTAAAGAGTGGATGGGATGGAGAAAAAGGATTAGGGTCAAGAGGTCAAGGGCAAAGACACCCAGTGAAAACAATCCTGAAGAGGGACAGACATTGTTTAGGTGTAGACCCTGAAAAAACCTCGAAAAAGCAGGCTAAGGTGACTCATTTTGGACCCCATGATCAGAAGGCAGTGGAAAGGAAACTAAGAACTTCAACTCTCCAGAAAAGGGACCGGAAAAAACGGGAAACAAAGTCCCAAGTGTGGGAGAGAAAACTGAGAGAAGAAATGAGTGATTTTTTCTGA